The following coding sequences are from one Pseudomonas oryzae window:
- a CDS encoding NYN domain-containing protein, translating to MSNVRVALFIDADNSPSRKIEAILAELAVLGVVSIRRAYGNWKSPRLESWVQVLHEHAIQPIQQFDLVKGKNATDMAMAIDAMDVLHGKPVEVFCLVSSDCDFTPLVTRLRAEGKQVIGFGERKSPEPYVNACSRFVYLDDMPVEVTIQPLGTSATPAEAEAQGTVCVPPAVALVGRRSGPELKGDSKLMNLLRNAVIYAADDEGWAPLSLVGSRIANQASFEPRNYGYSRLFDLFAAIDLFEVRRVGSHPQVRYRRRGAPAA from the coding sequence GTGTCTAATGTTCGGGTAGCGCTGTTCATCGATGCCGACAACTCGCCGAGCCGCAAGATCGAGGCGATCCTCGCCGAACTGGCGGTACTCGGCGTGGTTTCCATTCGCCGTGCCTACGGCAACTGGAAGAGTCCGCGTCTGGAGTCCTGGGTGCAGGTGCTGCACGAGCACGCCATCCAGCCTATCCAGCAGTTCGATCTGGTCAAGGGCAAGAACGCCACCGACATGGCCATGGCCATCGACGCCATGGACGTGCTGCACGGCAAGCCGGTCGAGGTGTTCTGCCTGGTGTCCTCCGACTGCGACTTCACCCCGCTGGTCACCCGCCTGCGCGCCGAGGGCAAGCAGGTGATCGGCTTCGGCGAGCGCAAGTCGCCCGAGCCCTACGTCAACGCCTGCTCGCGCTTCGTCTACCTCGACGACATGCCGGTGGAGGTGACGATCCAGCCGCTCGGTACCAGCGCCACTCCGGCGGAGGCCGAGGCGCAGGGGACGGTCTGCGTGCCGCCGGCGGTGGCGCTGGTCGGCCGGCGCAGCGGACCCGAACTCAAGGGCGACAGCAAGCTGATGAACCTGCTGCGCAACGCGGTGATCTACGCCGCCGACGACGAGGGCTGGGCACCGCTCAGCCTGGTCGGCTCGCGGATCGCCAACCAGGCCTCCTTCGAGCCGCGCAACTACGGCTATTCGCGTCTGTTCGACCTGTTCGCCGCCATCGACCTGTTCGAGGTCCGCCGTGTCGGCAGCCACCCACAGGTGCGCTACAGGCGGCGCGGCGCGCCGGCCGCCTGA
- a CDS encoding NYN domain-containing protein, producing MTAQNLRVALFIDADNAPSRKVGDILAELAVIGAVSIRRAYGNWKSPNLESWVRVLHEHAIQPIQQFDLVKGKNATDMAMAVDAMDVLFNKPVEVFCLVSSDCDFTPLVTRLRAEGKQVIGFGERKAPEPFVNACSRFLYLDEPVLSSEQTELLIAHLEKSLIPTGDVGGPAAPAKKTGKELKGDTKLMNLLRHAVAYAEHEDGWAPLSVVGSRIGNQASFDSRNYGYAKLVDLFAAIDLFEIKRVGNHPQVRSKRRSAVPA from the coding sequence ATGACCGCTCAAAATCTCAGAGTTGCACTGTTTATCGATGCAGATAATGCGCCGAGTCGGAAGGTTGGAGACATTCTTGCTGAACTTGCCGTTATCGGGGCTGTTTCAATTCGCCGGGCCTACGGAAACTGGAAGAGTCCGAATCTCGAATCGTGGGTAAGAGTGCTCCATGAGCACGCTATCCAGCCGATCCAGCAATTCGATCTAGTCAAGGGCAAGAATGCCACCGACATGGCCATGGCCGTTGACGCCATGGACGTCCTATTCAACAAGCCAGTTGAAGTGTTTTGCTTGGTCTCTTCGGACTGTGATTTCACGCCATTGGTTACCCGTCTGCGTGCCGAAGGCAAGCAGGTGATTGGTTTCGGGGAGCGAAAAGCGCCTGAGCCTTTCGTCAATGCATGCTCCCGATTTCTTTATCTGGATGAGCCGGTCCTTAGCTCTGAGCAGACGGAACTACTCATCGCCCATTTGGAAAAATCATTGATTCCAACAGGGGATGTTGGCGGTCCTGCTGCGCCAGCCAAAAAAACGGGAAAAGAGCTCAAAGGCGATACCAAACTCATGAATCTATTGAGGCATGCTGTGGCATATGCTGAGCATGAAGATGGTTGGGCCCCTTTGAGTGTAGTAGGCAGCCGGATTGGGAACCAAGCGTCCTTCGACTCGCGCAATTATGGCTATGCAAAGCTAGTCGACCTTTTTGCTGCCATCGATTTATTCGAGATCAAGCGTGTGGGCAATCATCCGCAAGTGCGTAGCAAGCGGCGCAGTGCAGTTCCCGCATAA
- a CDS encoding class I SAM-dependent methyltransferase, with translation MSASPVRVRVEALSPAHAAAAHQWAERLGLGEAGAAEFALQLGDAGLQLVDLGPEAPGPVRVDFVEGAAAHRRLFGGGSGQMIAKAVGVQSGVRPRILDATAGLGRDAFVLATLSCPVTLIERQPLVAALLEDGLARAARDPEVAPIVARMQLLTGNAVELMRAWQGEPPQVIYLDPMFPHRDKSALVKKEMRLFRPLVGDDLDAPALLEAALALASHRVVVKRPRKAPCIDGPKPSHQLEGKSSRYDIYPKKALKG, from the coding sequence ATGTCCGCTTCTCCCGTTCGCGTCCGCGTCGAAGCCCTGAGTCCCGCCCATGCCGCCGCCGCCCATCAGTGGGCCGAGCGCCTGGGGCTGGGCGAGGCGGGCGCGGCCGAGTTCGCCCTGCAGCTCGGTGACGCCGGCCTGCAGCTGGTCGACCTCGGCCCGGAGGCGCCGGGGCCGGTGCGCGTCGACTTCGTCGAAGGCGCGGCCGCCCACCGCCGCCTGTTCGGCGGCGGCAGCGGACAGATGATCGCCAAGGCGGTGGGCGTCCAGAGCGGCGTGCGGCCGCGCATCCTAGATGCCACCGCCGGCCTGGGTCGCGACGCCTTCGTGCTCGCCACGCTGAGCTGCCCGGTCACCCTGATCGAGCGCCAGCCGCTGGTCGCCGCGCTGCTCGAGGACGGCCTGGCGCGTGCCGCGCGCGATCCCGAGGTGGCGCCGATCGTCGCGCGCATGCAGCTGCTGACCGGCAACGCGGTGGAGCTGATGCGCGCCTGGCAGGGCGAGCCGCCGCAGGTGATCTACCTCGACCCGATGTTTCCGCACCGCGACAAGAGCGCGTTGGTGAAGAAGGAGATGCGCCTGTTCCGCCCGCTGGTCGGTGACGACCTCGACGCCCCGGCGCTGCTCGAGGCGGCGCTGGCGCTGGCCAGCCACCGCGTGGTGGTCAAGCGCCCGCGCAAGGCGCCGTGTATCGACGGCCCGAAGCCTTCCCACCAGCTGGAAGGCAAGTCGAGCCGCTACGACATCTATCCGAAGAAGGCACTCAAGGGCTAG
- a CDS encoding DMT family transporter, whose amino-acid sequence MPLPRLALLTTLAMLAFAANSLLCRIALRDGHIDAASFTAIRLFGGALALWLIVRLQRRATAALLAGNLPSALALFLYAAGFSWAYLQLSAATGALLLFGAVQASMILWGLWRGERLSAGQVCGLLLAGAGLAVLLLPGASAPALLPALAMLLAGVAWGVYSLRGRGVGEATAHTAGNFIRCLPLAVLLGLGGLPWAHLDAAGVLYALLSGALASGVGYALWYTVLPALRATQAATVQLSVPLITALLAVILLGEPFSARLLLASALLLGGVAWVLLGRRSAAR is encoded by the coding sequence ATGCCCCTGCCGCGCCTCGCGCTGCTCACCACCCTGGCCATGCTGGCCTTCGCCGCCAACTCCCTGCTGTGCCGTATCGCCCTGCGCGACGGCCATATCGACGCCGCCAGCTTCACCGCCATCCGCCTGTTCGGCGGCGCCCTGGCGCTATGGCTGATCGTCCGCCTGCAACGCCGCGCAACGGCGGCGCTACTGGCTGGCAATCTGCCCTCGGCGCTGGCGCTGTTCCTCTACGCGGCGGGTTTCTCCTGGGCGTACCTGCAGCTGTCTGCCGCCACCGGCGCCCTGCTGCTGTTCGGCGCGGTGCAGGCCAGCATGATCCTCTGGGGTCTGTGGCGCGGCGAGCGGCTGTCGGCGGGGCAGGTGTGCGGGCTGCTGCTGGCCGGCGCCGGCCTCGCCGTGCTGCTGTTGCCCGGTGCCAGCGCGCCGGCGCTGCTGCCGGCGCTGGCCATGCTGCTGGCCGGGGTGGCCTGGGGCGTCTACTCGCTGCGCGGGCGCGGCGTCGGCGAGGCCACCGCGCATACCGCCGGCAATTTCATCCGCTGCCTGCCGCTGGCCGTGCTGCTCGGCCTCGGCGGCCTGCCCTGGGCGCATCTGGACGCCGCCGGCGTGCTCTATGCGCTGCTTTCCGGCGCCCTGGCCTCCGGGGTCGGCTACGCGCTGTGGTACACGGTGCTGCCGGCGCTGCGCGCCACCCAGGCCGCCACCGTGCAGCTCAGCGTGCCGCTGATCACCGCGCTGCTCGCCGTCATTCTGCTTGGCGAGCCGTTCAGCGCGCGCCTGCTGCTGGCCTCGGCGCTGCTGCTCGGCGGAGTGGCCTGGGTGCTGCTCGGTCGCCGGAGCGCGGCGCGATAG
- a CDS encoding DUF72 domain-containing protein, with amino-acid sequence MGLPYFLGCPSWNEPAWRGGLYAAGLNSREFLPAYCRVFNTVEGNTTFYARPAPATLARWAQAMPEGFHFCAKLPRDVSHEGDLRGNLAAARDFLDLLTPLGARVAPLWLQLPASFGPPRLAELAAFVEELAAPHGLAVEVRHPAFFARGDEEKLLNRLLRDRGVERIGLDSRALFSCTARDPAVLHAQSKKPRVPPRPAAFTGFPQVRFIGHPALEANDAFLAPWLDKVAGWIEEGRRPHVFLHTPDNHRAPELARRFHAQLMARLPGLPALAESSGSEQLGLL; translated from the coding sequence GTGGGGCTGCCGTACTTCCTCGGCTGCCCGTCGTGGAACGAGCCGGCCTGGCGCGGTGGCCTGTATGCCGCCGGGCTGAACAGCCGCGAGTTCCTGCCCGCCTACTGCCGGGTGTTCAACACGGTGGAGGGCAACACCACCTTCTACGCTCGCCCCGCGCCGGCCACCCTGGCGCGCTGGGCGCAGGCGATGCCGGAAGGCTTCCACTTCTGCGCCAAGCTGCCGCGCGACGTCAGCCACGAGGGCGATCTGCGCGGCAATCTCGCCGCCGCCCGCGACTTCCTCGACCTGCTGACACCGCTCGGCGCGCGGGTGGCGCCGCTATGGCTGCAGCTGCCGGCCAGTTTCGGGCCGCCGCGTCTCGCCGAGCTGGCGGCCTTCGTCGAGGAGCTGGCTGCGCCCCATGGTCTGGCCGTGGAGGTGCGTCATCCGGCGTTCTTCGCCCGTGGCGACGAGGAGAAGCTGCTCAACCGTCTGCTGCGTGACCGCGGCGTGGAGCGCATCGGCCTCGATTCGCGGGCGCTGTTCAGCTGCACCGCACGCGATCCGGCGGTGCTCCACGCGCAGAGCAAGAAACCGCGCGTGCCGCCACGCCCGGCGGCCTTTACCGGCTTTCCCCAGGTGCGCTTTATCGGCCACCCCGCGCTGGAGGCCAACGATGCGTTTCTCGCGCCCTGGCTGGACAAGGTCGCCGGCTGGATCGAGGAGGGGCGCCGGCCGCACGTGTTCCTGCACACCCCCGACAATCACCGCGCCCCCGAGCTGGCGCGACGCTTCCACGCCCAGCTGATGGCGCGCCTGCCCGGGCTGCCGGCACTGGCGGAGAGCAGCGGCAGCGAACAGCTCGGTCTGCTTTAG
- the tsaB gene encoding tRNA (adenosine(37)-N6)-threonylcarbamoyltransferase complex dimerization subunit type 1 TsaB produces the protein MTTLLALDTATEACSVALLHEGRVLSRYEVIPRLHAQRVLPMVQELLAEAGITLAALDAIAFGRGPGAFTGVRIAVGVVQGLAFALGRPVLPISNLAVLAQRAHREQGVSQVAAAIDARMDEVYWGCYRLAEGEMRLAGVEAVLPPERAALPRDADGDWFGAGTGWGYAARMPVAVHRMDAGLLPHAEDLLTLARAAWARGEALDAEQAQPVYLRDNVATPKKG, from the coding sequence ATGACCACCCTGCTGGCCCTGGATACCGCCACCGAAGCCTGTTCCGTCGCCCTGCTGCACGAGGGCCGCGTGCTCAGCCGCTACGAGGTGATCCCGCGCCTGCATGCCCAGCGCGTGCTGCCGATGGTGCAGGAACTGCTCGCCGAGGCCGGCATCACCCTCGCCGCGCTGGACGCCATCGCCTTCGGCCGCGGTCCGGGCGCCTTCACCGGCGTGCGCATCGCCGTCGGCGTGGTCCAGGGCCTGGCCTTCGCCCTCGGCCGGCCGGTGCTGCCGATCTCCAATCTCGCGGTGCTCGCCCAGCGCGCCCATCGCGAGCAGGGCGTCAGCCAGGTGGCTGCGGCGATCGATGCGCGCATGGACGAGGTCTACTGGGGCTGCTACCGCCTGGCAGAGGGCGAGATGCGCCTGGCCGGGGTCGAGGCGGTGCTGCCGCCGGAGCGCGCCGCGCTGCCGCGCGATGCCGACGGCGACTGGTTCGGCGCCGGCACCGGCTGGGGCTACGCCGCGCGCATGCCGGTCGCGGTGCACCGGATGGACGCCGGCCTGCTGCCGCATGCCGAGGATCTGCTGACCTTGGCGCGCGCTGCCTGGGCGCGCGGAGAGGCGCTGGACGCCGAGCAGGCGCAGCCGGTCTACCTGCGCGACAACGTGGCCACGCCGAAGAAGGGCTGA
- the adk gene encoding adenylate kinase: protein MRVILLGAPGAGKGTQARFITEKFGIPQISTGDMLRAAVKAESPLGLQVKEVMASGGLVSDEIIIGLIKERIVAADCVNGFLFDGFPRTIPQAEALRDAGVEIDHVLEIAVEDQEIINRMSGRRVHPASGRTYHVQYNPPKVAGKDDDTGEDLIQREDDQEETVRKRLDVYHAQTLPLVGFYQDLAQTAGKPKYSRVEGVGSVDEITAKVLAALS from the coding sequence ATGCGCGTGATTCTGCTGGGGGCACCGGGTGCCGGCAAAGGTACTCAGGCTCGCTTCATCACCGAGAAGTTCGGTATTCCGCAGATCTCCACCGGTGACATGCTGCGCGCCGCGGTCAAGGCCGAAAGCCCGCTGGGCCTGCAGGTCAAGGAAGTGATGGCCAGCGGTGGCCTGGTGTCCGACGAGATCATCATCGGCCTGATCAAGGAGCGCATCGTCGCTGCCGACTGCGTCAACGGCTTCCTGTTCGACGGCTTCCCGCGCACCATCCCGCAGGCCGAAGCCCTGCGCGATGCCGGCGTCGAGATCGACCACGTGCTGGAAATCGCCGTGGAAGACCAGGAGATCATCAACCGCATGTCCGGTCGCCGCGTGCACCCGGCCTCCGGTCGCACCTACCACGTCCAGTACAACCCGCCGAAGGTGGCAGGCAAGGACGACGATACCGGCGAAGATCTGATCCAGCGCGAGGACGACCAGGAAGAAACCGTGCGCAAGCGCCTGGACGTGTACCACGCCCAGACCCTGCCGCTGGTCGGCTTCTACCAGGACCTGGCGCAGACCGCCGGCAAGCCGAAGTACTCCCGCGTCGAGGGTGTCGGCAGCGTCGACGAGATCACCGCCAAGGTGCTCGCCGCGCTGAGCTGA
- the ppc gene encoding phosphoenolpyruvate carboxylase → MAEIDPRLREDVHLLGELLGDTFRAERGAEFLAKIERIRKGAKAARRGSEEGARQLAETLDALAEDELLPVARAFNQFLNLANIAEQYHRIRRRRPHEALPFEERVLGDLLVRLQAAGHAPAELARQIAALDIELVLTAHPTEVTRRTLIQKYDEITACLAARDHADLSAREKAASRRELCRLLAEVWHTDEIRRRRPTPQDEARWGFAVVEHSLWRALPDFLRGVDELLAGCCGTRLPLDAAPLRFASWMGGDRDGNPNVTAEITAQVLLQARQLAAELHLRDVEALITELSMHRASPSLRERVGEAPEPYRALLRQLRTRLVATRDWAVAAQRDGRAADALVLHDNAELIEPLLLCHDSLTSCGMGSIADGPLLDCLRRAHCFGLYLVRLDIRQDAGRHAAALDEITAYLGLGHYAQWDEGQRLDFLQRELTSPRPLLPQHYRPSADTAEVLATCRVAAAAPVAALGSYVISMAGAPSDVLAVQLLLKEAGLQRAIRVVPLFETLDDLEHAGAVIDCLLALPVYRASLAGPQEVMIGYSDSAKDAGTVAAAWAQYRAQETLVEVCARHGVELLLFHGRGGTVGRGGGPAHAAILSQPPGSVTGRFRVTEQGEMIRFKFGLPGVAEQNLNLYLAAVLEATLLPPPAPTAAWRALMVRLAADGVAAYRDVVREHPQFVDYFRQATPEQELGRLPLGSRPPRRRSGGVDSLRAIPWIFAWTQMRLMLPAWLGWETALARAVERGEAVLLHEMRAHWPFFRTRIDMLEMVLVKADAGIARLYDQRLVGEELRGLGEQLRDLLSQAVRMVLALTGQAQLLESDPVLRESINVRDTYLDPLHLLQVELLARSRRLAEQEGSQLERALLVTVAGIAAGLRNTG, encoded by the coding sequence ATGGCTGAGATAGATCCGCGCTTGCGCGAGGACGTGCACCTGCTCGGCGAGTTGCTGGGCGATACCTTCCGCGCCGAACGCGGCGCCGAGTTCCTCGCCAAGATCGAGCGCATCCGCAAGGGCGCCAAGGCGGCGCGGCGCGGCTCCGAGGAGGGCGCGCGCCAGCTCGCCGAGACCCTCGACGCCCTCGCCGAGGACGAACTGCTGCCGGTGGCGCGCGCCTTCAACCAGTTCCTCAATCTGGCCAACATCGCCGAACAGTACCACCGCATCCGCCGCCGCCGGCCGCACGAGGCGCTGCCGTTCGAAGAGCGCGTGCTCGGCGATCTGCTGGTGCGTCTGCAGGCGGCCGGCCACGCGCCGGCGGAGCTGGCCCGGCAGATCGCCGCGCTGGACATCGAGCTGGTGCTCACCGCCCACCCCACCGAGGTGACCCGGCGCACCCTGATCCAGAAGTACGACGAGATCACCGCCTGCCTGGCGGCGCGCGACCATGCCGACCTGTCGGCACGCGAAAAGGCGGCCAGCCGCCGCGAGCTGTGTCGCCTGCTCGCCGAGGTCTGGCATACCGACGAGATCCGTCGCCGCCGGCCGACCCCGCAGGACGAGGCGCGCTGGGGCTTCGCGGTGGTCGAGCACTCGCTGTGGCGGGCGCTGCCGGACTTCCTGCGCGGCGTCGACGAGCTGCTGGCCGGCTGCTGCGGCACGCGCCTGCCGCTGGACGCCGCGCCGCTGCGCTTCGCCTCGTGGATGGGCGGCGATCGCGACGGCAATCCCAACGTCACCGCCGAGATCACCGCCCAGGTGCTGCTGCAGGCCCGCCAGCTGGCCGCCGAACTGCACCTGCGCGACGTCGAGGCGCTGATCACCGAGCTGTCCATGCACCGGGCCAGCCCGTCGCTGCGTGAGCGGGTCGGCGAGGCGCCGGAGCCTTACCGCGCCCTGCTGCGCCAGTTGCGCACGCGGCTGGTCGCCACCCGCGACTGGGCGGTGGCCGCCCAGCGCGACGGTCGCGCGGCGGATGCCCTGGTGCTGCACGACAACGCCGAGCTGATCGAGCCGCTGCTGCTCTGCCATGATTCGCTGACCAGCTGCGGCATGGGCAGCATCGCCGACGGGCCGCTGCTCGACTGTCTGCGCCGTGCTCACTGCTTCGGCCTGTACCTGGTGCGCCTGGACATCCGCCAGGACGCCGGCCGCCACGCCGCCGCGCTCGACGAGATCACCGCTTACCTGGGCCTCGGCCACTACGCGCAGTGGGACGAGGGGCAACGCCTCGACTTCCTGCAGCGCGAGCTGACCAGCCCGCGCCCGCTGTTGCCGCAGCACTATCGGCCCTCGGCCGACACCGCCGAGGTGCTGGCGACCTGCCGTGTAGCGGCCGCGGCGCCGGTGGCGGCGCTCGGTTCCTACGTGATCTCCATGGCCGGCGCGCCGAGCGACGTGCTCGCCGTGCAGCTGCTGCTCAAGGAGGCCGGCCTGCAGCGGGCGATCCGTGTGGTGCCGCTGTTCGAGACGCTGGACGACCTCGAGCACGCCGGCGCGGTGATCGACTGCCTGCTGGCGCTGCCGGTGTACCGCGCCAGCCTGGCCGGGCCGCAGGAGGTGATGATCGGCTACTCCGACTCGGCCAAGGACGCCGGCACCGTGGCGGCGGCCTGGGCGCAGTACCGTGCCCAGGAGACCCTGGTCGAGGTGTGCGCGCGGCATGGCGTCGAGCTGCTGCTGTTCCACGGTCGCGGTGGCACCGTCGGCCGCGGCGGCGGCCCGGCCCACGCCGCCATCCTCTCGCAGCCGCCAGGCTCGGTGACCGGACGCTTCCGCGTCACCGAGCAGGGCGAGATGATCCGCTTCAAGTTCGGCCTGCCCGGGGTGGCCGAGCAGAACCTCAATCTCTACCTGGCCGCGGTGCTGGAGGCTACCCTGCTGCCGCCGCCGGCGCCGACCGCGGCGTGGCGGGCGCTGATGGTGCGCCTGGCCGCCGACGGCGTGGCCGCCTACCGCGACGTGGTGCGCGAGCATCCGCAGTTTGTCGACTACTTCCGTCAGGCCACGCCCGAGCAGGAGCTCGGTCGTCTGCCGCTGGGCAGCCGGCCACCGCGCCGGCGCAGCGGCGGGGTGGACAGCCTGCGGGCGATCCCGTGGATCTTCGCCTGGACGCAGATGCGCCTGATGCTGCCGGCCTGGCTGGGCTGGGAAACCGCCCTGGCCCGCGCCGTCGAGCGCGGCGAGGCGGTGCTGCTGCACGAGATGCGCGCGCACTGGCCGTTCTTCCGCACCCGCATCGACATGCTGGAGATGGTGCTGGTCAAGGCCGACGCCGGCATCGCCCGTCTGTACGACCAGCGCCTGGTGGGGGAGGAGCTGCGCGGATTGGGTGAGCAGCTGCGCGACCTGTTGTCGCAGGCGGTGCGCATGGTGCTGGCCCTGACCGGGCAGGCGCAACTGCTGGAAAGCGACCCGGTGCTGCGCGAGTCGATCAACGTGCGCGACACCTACCTCGACCCTCTGCATCTGCTGCAGGTCGAGCTTCTCGCCCGCTCGCGGCGGCTGGCCGAGCAGGAGGGCAGCCAGCTGGAGCGGGCGCTGCTGGTGACGGTCGCCGGCATCGCCGCGGGGCTGCGCAACACGGGGTGA
- a CDS encoding pilin assembly protein: MKIRDLVKEWEVSAKGRLSKTTYHIPLDLESAARLAALCEMYPRRHPEEILGELVGAALQELEASFPYVKGQKVVATDEQGDPVYEDAGLTPRFLALSRKHMEVLSQSDDNDDFS, translated from the coding sequence ATGAAAATCCGCGATCTGGTGAAGGAGTGGGAAGTCAGCGCCAAGGGTCGGCTGAGCAAGACCACCTACCACATCCCCCTCGACCTGGAGTCGGCCGCCCGCCTGGCGGCGCTCTGCGAAATGTATCCCAGGCGCCACCCCGAGGAGATCCTCGGCGAACTGGTCGGTGCCGCCCTGCAGGAACTGGAAGCCAGCTTCCCCTACGTCAAGGGCCAGAAGGTGGTTGCCACCGACGAGCAGGGCGACCCGGTATACGAGGACGCCGGCCTGACCCCGCGCTTCCTTGCCCTGTCGCGCAAGCACATGGAGGTATTGAGCCAGAGCGACGATAACGACGACTTCAGCTGA
- a CDS encoding alpha/beta fold hydrolase, with protein MSLVPRLLVLLAGLWLAGAQAAAREVSAQDYGFPLANPFEATIAGTPAPLRPPLPDSEDIDQADYSLRLRPRRELPDNFWAVKTFKYRLARQAGPAPLVFIISGTGAHYTNGKTEDLKRLFYGAGYHVVQLSSPSSQDFMAAASRYATPGISDLDAIDLYRVMRRIREQQQDLPVTAWHLTGYSLGGLHAAFVSHLDEREGAFGFRRVLLINPPVNLVTSVSNLDRLVQTEVEGISNSRTFYDLILAKLTRYFEEHGSAQIDDALLYDFQRSKQRLSDEEMAMLIGAVFRFAAADIAFTSDLINKRGAIVPPTYPMDEGTSLTPFFRRALLCDFQCYLREQVLPFWRRQTDGGSVLQLIDQISLYSLRGYLAASAKIAVLHNRDDMILGPGDLGFLRQTFGERLTLFPHGGHCGNLLYRVNTEAMLEFFRD; from the coding sequence ATGTCGCTCGTTCCCCGTCTCCTCGTCCTCCTCGCCGGCCTCTGGCTCGCCGGCGCACAGGCGGCTGCCCGCGAGGTCAGCGCGCAGGATTACGGCTTCCCGCTGGCCAACCCCTTCGAGGCGACCATCGCCGGCACCCCGGCGCCGCTGCGCCCGCCACTGCCGGACAGCGAGGACATCGACCAGGCCGACTACAGCCTGCGCCTGCGACCGCGCCGCGAACTGCCGGACAACTTCTGGGCGGTGAAGACCTTCAAGTATCGCCTGGCCCGCCAGGCCGGCCCGGCGCCACTGGTGTTCATCATCTCCGGTACGGGTGCGCACTACACCAACGGCAAGACCGAGGACCTCAAGCGCCTGTTCTATGGCGCCGGCTACCATGTGGTGCAGCTATCCTCGCCGAGCAGCCAGGACTTCATGGCCGCGGCCTCGCGCTACGCCACGCCGGGCATCTCCGACCTCGACGCCATCGACCTGTACCGGGTGATGCGCAGGATCCGCGAGCAGCAGCAGGATCTGCCGGTGACCGCCTGGCACCTCACCGGCTACAGCCTGGGCGGCCTGCACGCGGCCTTCGTCAGCCATCTCGACGAACGCGAGGGCGCCTTCGGCTTCCGCCGCGTGCTGCTGATCAACCCGCCGGTCAACCTGGTCACCTCGGTCAGCAACCTCGACCGCCTGGTGCAGACCGAGGTCGAGGGCATCAGCAACAGCCGTACCTTCTACGACCTGATCCTCGCCAAGCTGACCCGCTACTTCGAGGAGCACGGCTCGGCGCAGATCGACGATGCGCTGCTCTACGACTTCCAGCGCTCGAAGCAGCGCCTGTCCGACGAGGAAATGGCCATGCTGATCGGCGCGGTGTTCCGCTTCGCCGCCGCCGACATCGCCTTCACCTCGGACCTGATCAACAAGCGCGGCGCCATCGTGCCGCCGACCTACCCGATGGACGAGGGCACCAGTCTGACGCCGTTCTTCAGGCGCGCCCTGCTCTGCGACTTCCAGTGCTACCTGCGCGAACAGGTGCTGCCCTTCTGGCGCAGGCAGACCGACGGTGGCAGCGTGCTGCAGCTGATCGACCAGATCAGCCTGTACTCGCTGCGCGGCTACCTGGCCGCCAGCGCCAAGATCGCCGTGCTGCACAACCGCGACGACATGATCCTCGGCCCCGGCGATCTCGGTTTCCTGCGCCAGACCTTCGGCGAGCGGCTGACGCTGTTTCCGCACGGCGGCCACTGCGGCAACCTGCTCTACCGCGTCAACACCGAGGCCATGCTGGAGTTCTTCCGTGACTGA
- a CDS encoding MlaA family lipoprotein → MLLATLLAFASHGAAAQTAVPDADGFTRPMERLRFNPQLNQREFERATLVALVNNDPWEEWNRRVYHFNQRFDEWVYLPVVDAYRFVTPRAVRSGVSHFFANLGEIPSLANHLLQLQGRDALHTTARLLLNTTLGLGGLWDPASRMGLARRSEDFGQTLGYWGVEEGPYLVLPLLGPSNLRDTGGLAFDTALGNTFDPAGATGLSAQATPYYGLMAVDRRYINAFRYGQLNSPFEYEKVRYVYTEARRLQIAE, encoded by the coding sequence ATGCTGCTGGCCACCCTGCTCGCCTTCGCCAGCCACGGCGCCGCCGCGCAGACCGCTGTCCCCGATGCCGACGGCTTCACCCGGCCAATGGAGCGGCTGCGCTTCAATCCGCAGCTCAACCAGCGCGAATTCGAACGCGCCACCCTGGTCGCCCTGGTCAACAACGACCCGTGGGAGGAGTGGAACCGCCGCGTCTACCACTTCAACCAGCGCTTCGACGAGTGGGTCTACCTGCCGGTGGTCGACGCCTACCGCTTCGTCACCCCGCGTGCGGTGCGCAGTGGGGTCAGCCACTTCTTCGCCAACCTCGGCGAGATCCCCAGCCTGGCCAACCACCTGCTGCAGCTGCAGGGGCGCGACGCCCTGCACACCACCGCGCGCCTGCTGCTCAACACCACCCTCGGCCTCGGCGGCCTGTGGGATCCGGCCAGCCGCATGGGCCTCGCGCGGCGCAGCGAGGACTTCGGTCAGACCCTCGGCTACTGGGGCGTCGAGGAAGGTCCCTACCTGGTGCTGCCGCTGCTGGGGCCGTCCAACCTGCGCGACACCGGCGGCCTGGCGTTCGACACCGCCCTCGGCAACACCTTCGACCCCGCCGGCGCAACCGGCCTGAGCGCACAGGCCACGCCCTACTACGGCCTGATGGCCGTCGATCGCCGCTACATCAACGCCTTCCGCTACGGTCAGCTCAACTCGCCGTTCGAGTACGAGAAGGTGCGCTACGTGTATACCGAGGCGCGGCGCCTGCAGATCGCCGAGTGA